From the Pedobacter cryoconitis genome, one window contains:
- a CDS encoding RNA-binding S4 domain-containing protein has protein sequence MIEFKLEGEFIPLISLLKATGLVQSGGEAQTVVEDGLVKYNGNVDYRKRLKVRIGDVVDFMGNQIKIV, from the coding sequence ATGATAGAATTTAAATTAGAAGGCGAATTTATTCCCCTTATTTCTTTGCTAAAAGCTACCGGACTTGTTCAAAGTGGCGGCGAAGCGCAAACAGTAGTAGAAGATGGTCTGGTGAAGTATAACGGCAATGTGGATTACCGGAAGCGTTTAAAAGTACGTATTGGTGATGTTGTTGATTTTATGGGTAACCAAATTAAAATAGTATAA
- a CDS encoding proline dehydrogenase family protein, which yields MQVSPGKKLNFDNTEIAFRNKSKSELNSAYWLFKIMSSNFLTQVGPPVTNLFLNIGLPIQGIIKSTIFKQFCGGETIAECERTIGLLAEGKVGTILDYSVEGEEEEHVFDFTCAEIIRTIDRAAGDKRVPITVFKVTGIGRFALLEKLDAKAELSAEEKAEFEKVKRRCERICRTAFEKNVPVMIDAEETWIQDTIDALALDMMILFNKEKLIVYNTYQLYRHDKLAHLKADHLVANEAGFILGAKIVRGAYMEKERKRAAERGYPSPIQPDKETTDRDYNAAITYCADHVEQIGVVCGTHNEDSCKLLAELLDTNQISHSHPHVYFAQLLGMSDNLSFNLSDAGYNVAKYVPYGPVKAVMPYLFRRAQENTSVAGQTSRELGLIAREKQRRNG from the coding sequence ATGCAAGTATCCCCAGGGAAAAAACTAAATTTTGACAATACGGAGATAGCTTTTCGTAATAAATCGAAATCAGAACTAAACAGCGCTTACTGGTTATTCAAAATAATGAGTAGCAATTTTTTGACCCAGGTGGGCCCGCCTGTGACAAATTTATTTTTAAACATCGGCTTACCGATTCAGGGTATTATCAAATCTACCATCTTCAAGCAGTTTTGCGGAGGAGAGACCATTGCAGAGTGTGAGCGTACTATCGGTTTGCTGGCGGAGGGAAAAGTAGGTACAATCTTAGATTATTCTGTAGAGGGAGAAGAAGAGGAACACGTATTTGATTTTACCTGTGCAGAGATTATCAGAACGATCGACCGGGCTGCGGGAGACAAACGTGTACCAATTACTGTGTTTAAAGTGACAGGTATCGGTCGTTTCGCTTTACTGGAGAAATTAGATGCTAAAGCCGAGCTTTCAGCAGAAGAGAAAGCCGAATTTGAAAAAGTGAAACGTCGTTGTGAGCGAATTTGCAGGACAGCATTTGAAAAAAATGTGCCTGTCATGATTGATGCAGAAGAAACCTGGATTCAGGACACGATCGATGCATTAGCTTTAGATATGATGATCTTATTCAATAAAGAGAAACTGATCGTTTACAATACTTATCAGTTATATCGTCATGATAAACTTGCACATTTAAAAGCTGATCATCTGGTAGCTAATGAAGCAGGATTTATTTTAGGTGCTAAAATTGTTCGTGGTGCTTATATGGAAAAAGAACGTAAAAGAGCAGCCGAAAGAGGTTATCCTTCTCCGATTCAGCCAGATAAAGAAACTACAGACAGAGATTATAACGCAGCTATTACTTACTGCGCAGATCATGTTGAGCAGATTGGTGTGGTTTGTGGTACGCACAACGAGGATAGTTGTAAATTATTAGCAGAGTTGCTGGATACCAACCAAATTAGCCATAGTCACCCGCATGTTTATTTCGCCCAGTTATTGGGAATGAGTGATAACCTGAGTTTCAATTTATCTGATGCAGGATATAATGTAGCTAAATATGTTCCTTACGGGCCAGTTAAAGCCGTTATGCCGTATTTATTCAGACGTGCACAAGAAAATACCTCTGTTGCCGGACAAACCAGCAGAGAACTTGGTTTGATTGCGAGAG